The window GCCGATCAGGTGCTCCAGTTCGCGGATGTTGCCGGGCCAGGCATAGTCCAGCAAGGCGCGCTGCGCGTCGGCCGACAAGCGCAGGCTGGACAGGCCCAGCCGCGCCCGGTTCTGTTCCAGGAAATAGCCCGCCAGCAGCAAGACGTCGCGTCCCCGCTCGCGTAGCGGCGGCACGCGGATGGGAAATACCGACAGCCGATGATAGAAGTCGGCCCGGAAATGGCCACGCTTGACCTCGTCGGCCAGATCGCGGTTGGTGGCTGCGATGAGCCGCACATCGACCCTGTGCTCGCGGTCCGAACCGACCCGCTGCAACTGTCCGCTCTGCAGCACCCGCAGCAGCTTGGCCTGCACCGCCAGCGGCAACTCGCCGACTTCATCGAGAAACAGGGTGCCGCCATCGGCCATCTCGAACTTGCCACGGCGGTCGGCGACCGCGCCGGAAAACGCCCCGCGGACATGTCCGAACAGCTCGCTCTCGACCAAGGTATCGGGCAAGGCCGCGCAGTTCAGGCTGATCATGGGCTTGTGGGCGCGCGGCGAGGCCGCATGCAGGGCATGCGCCACCAGCTCCTTGCCGGTACCGGTCTCGCCGGCCACCAGCACGGTCATGTCGCTGGGGGCGGCCATGCCGATTTCCTGCATCAGTTGGCGATGCGCCGGGCTCTGCCCGATCAGTTCGCGCTGGCCCTGGCTCTGTTCCAGCCCCAGCCGGTAGGCCTCGGCGCGCTGCTGGGCCTGCTGCCCCGCCTGCGCCAGATCGCTGATGCGTTCGGCGACATTGACGGTGGCCGCCGCCAAGGCGGCAAAGGCTTGCAGCGAGTCCATGTCCACCCTGTCGAAACGCCCCCGCCCCAGGGCGTCCAGCGTCATCAAGCCCCAGGCGCGCCCATTGACGGTCAGCGCGCATCCCATGCAGTCGTGCACCTCCAGCTCGCCCGAATGCTGGTCGTTGAGGCCATCGACCAGCCCGTCGTAGGGATCGGGCAGCGGCGAATCGGCGGCGAAGCGCGTCGGTGCGGCATTGCCCAGCAAGATGCCGAAGCGCGGGTGCTCGGTGATCCGAAAACGTCGTCCCAGCGTATCGCTGGAGAGTCCATCGATGGCCAGTGGCACCAGCACGTCACCCTCCAGCCGCAACAGCGCCGCCGCATCGCAGGGAAAGAGCGTCCGCAGGGTCTGCAGCAGGCGTCGATAGCGCTCCCGGTCATCGATTTCGCGCGAAAGATCGGCCACCAGCGGCACCAGGGCGTCCAGCAATGTTCTTGAGGTCATATTGACTACATTCCATCTGAATGCGGTCATTATGACATGTGTCATGAATACTCGGCCGATATCCAAGTCGTTGATTCTTAAAGATTCCCTGGCTGGCATGCGTCTTGTAATGAAGACGACAGACCGGACTACCGGATTCTCCACCAGTTGCCAAGAAAGGCCCGCCATGCTCACCGACGCCCAACTCGCCATCGTCAAGTCCACCGTTCCCCTGCTCGAATCAGGCGGCGAGGCGCTGACCACCCATTTCTACAAGATGCTCATGCGCGACTATCCGCAGGTGCGCCCCCTGTTCAACCGCGCCCACCAGGCCAGCGGTGACCAGCCGCGTGCG is drawn from Herbaspirillum seropedicae and contains these coding sequences:
- the norR gene encoding nitric oxide reductase transcriptional regulator NorR produces the protein MTSRTLLDALVPLVADLSREIDDRERYRRLLQTLRTLFPCDAAALLRLEGDVLVPLAIDGLSSDTLGRRFRITEHPRFGILLGNAAPTRFAADSPLPDPYDGLVDGLNDQHSGELEVHDCMGCALTVNGRAWGLMTLDALGRGRFDRVDMDSLQAFAALAAATVNVAERISDLAQAGQQAQQRAEAYRLGLEQSQGQRELIGQSPAHRQLMQEIGMAAPSDMTVLVAGETGTGKELVAHALHAASPRAHKPMISLNCAALPDTLVESELFGHVRGAFSGAVADRRGKFEMADGGTLFLDEVGELPLAVQAKLLRVLQSGQLQRVGSDREHRVDVRLIAATNRDLADEVKRGHFRADFYHRLSVFPIRVPPLRERGRDVLLLAGYFLEQNRARLGLSSLRLSADAQRALLDYAWPGNIRELEHLIGRSALRSLATHRTRPTILTLDAAALELPAPSLATVAAAEPSLPAESTPAQASGSLRDALERYERQLVSAALQRHGGNLAATARELGVDRANLNRLAKRLGLR